The DNA region ATTGGACGTGAGAGAGGCTGGGGACATTATGACAGAGCAGCGTATGATGCATCACGTAGCTTTGAGGGAGCTTTATACGTTGGAGATCCAGAAACAGTAGCTCAGAAAATTATCCATCTCCGTAAGAATGTAGGAGTGACTCGCTTCATGCTCCATGTTCCACTAGGCACAATGCCACATGAACAGGTTATGAAAGCGATAGAGCTATTGGGAACAGAAGTGGCTCCTAGAGTGAGAGAGGAAATTTCGAAGTGGGAAGCCCAAGGGGAGAAGTAAGAAGCAGGAAACGCTAGATAGAATTCATTCTTCTATTCCTGCTGTTAACTCCATCAGTTCGAAAATCAACTCATTTGCCATTCTCTTGTTCAATTGATACGTTTCAAACCTCTCTGCTTTTTCCGACAGCTCAATAATCGTTTGGATTTGAGTCTCAGTTGGTGGCTGTCTTTCAATCAATGCCTCATAGTTCTGATAGGCTACCTTTAAGGCTGCCTCAGCGGAGAGGAGATCGATTGTTTCAAAGATAGCTTTAGCGGCCTGTGCGGTGCTTATTCCAAAGCCAGAGTCCGTTGAGATCATGAATCGATCTGGATATTGTTCCATTAGGGGAATAAAGTCTTCTAATGTATATATACTATCTGGATTATAGGCGGTAAATCCGGCAAAGAAGTCAATATATAAATTCTCGTGTTTTTCTAGTAAAGATTCTATATTGCCAGGAGAGTTGTACGCGTTAGCATGGGCGAAAATAAATGAAGTATCAGGATTCTGAACCATAGCTGATTCAAAATGTATGATCGGGTTGCCAGTAGGAGGATCAATATGAAGCAGAATAGGTACTTGATATTGACCCGCTAGCTCATATATTTGTGGAAGGTTACCGTCATTAGGGTGCTGTGCCTTCCACTCCAAATTAGCTACAACTGGTGAATAGGTGGAGGCTGCTGCCACTTCCCCGATATTCAAATATCCCTTCTCTAAATTTTCCCGGACAATATCTATTCCTTCATCTTCATAAATCGGAAAGCCAGCGAAGGATGGATAGAAGCGTGAGGGCTCTCTTTGATAATGCTCCCATGTCAAATGATCTGTTGCTTTGGCGCGGGGCTCAGAAATGCTACCAAATAACACAATTCGATCTATCCCGTATTCCTCCCATCTACTGATCGCCTTAACATTAGCTGCATCATGGTTATGGATATCTAGGATCGGCAAATCCCAATATACTTCATACAACTCTTGCCCGGAAGCTCTATGATTCCTTAACTCTTCCACAAAAGAGGGATCATGCTTCGGTGAGTACTCGGTCCAAGGCTCAACAACAACTTCCTGAACTCCTCCTCCAGATATAGAACAGCCTAATAGTGAAAAAATAACAAGGGGGAGTAAACAAATGAAAAAGCGAAGTGGTGCTTCAAATCGTTCTCTTCTCTGCATAGCTTTACCATCCTTCCTTGAATATAGATAGTGCTCTTTATTCCAAAACAAGAACAGCCGTAACAGGATGATGATCACTGTGCTCAAATTGCAAATCATTTGTATGGACTTCAATCACTTGGATGTTTGGAGAAACGAAGAAACCATCAATCACAGCAAGGAAATTGAACCCTACTTCATAAGCCACATCCATGGAGCGCACAGTAGGGATTTGAGGATCAACCGCCCATTGAAAGTCAGCGGGACCAAATGTTTCTGGAAACTCCTGTAGCCACTCTGGCCACTCCTGTTGAGTAGGAAATTGACTTGGATCTGTTCCAGGAAGTGAATGATTCCAATCTCCACCTAGAATCATATAATTCCCTTTTTCCACTTCATGTCGAATATACTCGGAGAGGAAATCAAGCTGCTGCTTACGAATCTGCCCACCCTCATCAAATGCAGATAAATGCAGATTAAGCAGGACCAACTCCTTGCCGTTATCTACAGGAAACCTATTTTCTATGAAGGCTCGGTCCAGTTCAAATAGCTGAACAGGCCAGCTCTCTTTGCCGGGTAGATCAAAGCGAGTTTGCTCTGAGCTATGAAAGGAAGAAAGGGTTAGCAATCCACTTTGAACAGAGCCCATCGGGTGAGTTAAAGGTACAGGAACCCAGGATACTTTATAGTTGTAGGCAAAAGTGCTACTGTGTTCAGGTAACTGGTTAATTATAGCTTCAACCTGATTCACCTGATAGCTACGTGAGGATTTAACATCCACCTCCTGAAGCAGGAAGATGTCAGATTGTAGATCGCTAAGAGTATGTATGATTCCATTTAGGTTCGTTTCTACTTGTGTCTTACTAGTCCCGCGAGAGTTTGTTCCACCGTCCATAAAGAAATCCTGCCCTGCGTCCAGAGCAGAGTAGCCCAAGTTAAAGGTAGTCACGGTGAAGGCTTCTCCCTGCGTAAGTGTCGTGTGTTGGTTATTCTGGATCGTAAGCTCTTCTTGAACGAGTGGCTTGTAATCTGTAAAAGTCATATAAGCTAGAAAAATAGCAAGTAAAGTAACGGGTGCTAGGACAAGCAAAGCTAGTATTTTTAAGATTTTATTGAGCATAGGCGACCACCCTTCCACATTCATTAAGTTTAACCAACCTTGAAGCACTTTTGTAATTAAAGCCGTTAGTACGAATGAATTCGGCTAGTTGAATCCATCTACATAAAAATTACCATATTTTAAGAGTAAGAGTCTATATGGAAGGTTACGTTTATTACTAGTTTAGAGAGGCTTTATCCATATCAGGTGGACAGTATGCAAGTTATCCAGTAGACTGATTAAAACAAGTTATTGGTGAATATTGAGGTGAATCCAAATGATAATTTGGCTGAATGGAGCGTTTGGTTCTGGTAAAACAACCTGTGCCTTTGAGTTACACCGTAGATTACCTAATTCCTTTGTTTATGACCCTGAGAATGTAGGTTATTTTATAAGAAGTAACGTACCTAGGGAAGCAAGTAAGCCTGATTTTCAGGACTGTGAGCAATGGCGCTCCTTTAATTACGAAATGCTATTATATATCTATCAAAACTACAAAGGTACAATGATTGTACCAATGACGATTACCAGTAAGCTGTATTATGAAGAAATTATTGAAAGACTAGCTAACGATGGTGTTGAAATCAAGCATTTTATTCTATACGCTGATAAAAAGACGCTCATCAAGAGGCTAAACAAGCGGCTTGAGCGAGGTGACTCTTGGGCTAAAGCCCAAATTGATCGCTGTCTCCATTCGTTTGATCATATCATTACGGAAGAGAAGATCATGACAGATAAGCTGGCTCCGGAGCGTGTAGTGGAAGAGGTTGCAGGTAGAAGTGGACTGGAGCTAGAGCCCGATAGGCGGTCAAAAGTAAAGAAACTAATGGACAGGGCGCTCGTATTAATCAAGCACATTCGCTAGGTTCACCATACATAGATAGATACTATAATAATACTTAAACAATGACTGGAGGACAAAACATGTCAACTTTACCTAACTGCCCATCATGTAGCTCAGCTTACACTTATGAGGATGGGAGCCTTTTCATTTGCCCAGAATGTGCCCACGAGTGGACAATGGCTGAGGACGGTGTGAAATCGGAAGAGACAAACGTCGTCCGAGATGCAAACGGAAATATTCTGCAGGATGGAGATTCTGTAACGGTCATTAAAGACTTGAAAGTAAAGGGAAGCTCTACCGTCGTAAAAATGGGTACAAAGGTTAAAAATATACGCTTAGTTGATGGCGATCACGATATAGATTGTAAGATTGATACTCATGGAGCGATGAAACTAAAGTCTGAGTTTGTGAAAAAAATCTAAAGCTACGGCCTCTTCTTACCATTGCTTCATTTAGAAAGGATTCATTTGAAAATGGAGGTTAGCTATGCAGAGAGTCATGGTTGTGGGGGCATCGGGTGTTCTAGGTCGTCTAATTAGCCAAGAGTTACTTAGGCAATTTCAAGAGATTCAGTTAGTCGTTAGTGATTATAAGCGTGACAGAGGAGAGCGACTCGCAGCTTCGTTGGGAGATGGAGTTTCGTTCAGTTTTGTTGATGTTCAAGATCAGTCTAGCATCTTACAGGCCGTCAAGCAGGTGGATATAGTCATCGTTGCTATTGAACAGGAAGAACCACATATTCAAGAAGCCTGCATAAATCATAAAGTACTCTGCATAGATGTAACGGTTGCATCAAAGTTTATCCAAAAAGTACAAAAGCTAGACCAAGCTGCAAAAAAACAGGGAGTTGGATCAATCGTAATGTCAGGGTTTATCCCTGGGCTATCCGGAGTCATGGTCAAAGAGGCCATTTCAAGCTTTACAGAAATTAAGGAAGTTCATGTTGGGCTTCTGCAAAACACCAATGCTAAAACCGGTGCTTCAGGAATCATCGATATGCTTAAGATCATAAGCCAGGATGTATACACATCCCATGAACTTCACGCTAAAAGTACGGTTCCTGGATTTACTGTAAAAAGAAAAATGGTATTCGAAAAGCGCGTGGATCATGCTAACCCTTCCGTTCAAAGGGAAGTGCGCTTAATAGAACATACAGAAAGACAAGAATTAAAGAAGTGGCTTGGTATTGAACATGTTTACTTTTGGACAGCATGGAACAAAAGCAGCTTCAATATACTGATGTCTGTCTTAAAGCGCATGGGTATTGTAAGCCTGTTGACTCGTCTAAAAAATAGAGCCATTGTTTCAAAAATGTCTAAGCATGATCCTAATCAGCCAGAGCATGCCTATCTTTCAGTAGAGGTACAAGGGTTTGTTAACCGTAAGCCCAAAGTAAAAACAGTAGCTCTCTCTACTTTTTCAGACTATCACACGACAGCAATATTTACAGCAGCATTAGCTATATTAGCGGGGAAACAGGAGATCCTAGGTGTTACATTCCCTTTCCAAGTCGTTGACATGAATAGAATTTTATCTCAAATGCAGGAGAAAGAGATCGTCTTAGAAATGAATATGGAATAGATTTTGTGTAGAGCGTAGTTTTGGTTTCATCATAAAAGACGGAGTTTTGCCTTAAAAAACATTAAGAATTATGGCAAAAAGGGGCAGGTAAACATAGGCCTACGTCGAATTAGTTGGGAACAAAGACAGGTAGGGTTCAAGTCAGAGGCTTTCAATGTACATTGTACATTGTTTGTGTGTGGCTTTGACTCGGTCTGAGAGGATGTAACAGAAATAATTGACTAAATTTTCAAATAAATATATTCAACAAAGAGCTGTGACAGGGGTGTTTGATTCAATTAACGTTATCGGAATAACTAAGATGGTTCGTATCACTAGAAACATGCTTATGCTTATCGCCCTAATAGGGCTTATTATTTGGCTATTTAGCTTTATGTATTTTTTAGCTCCGGGATTTGACTTGGTGACAAGCTATCTAGAGCGGGGAGAGCAGCTTAGAGATAATGGTAAAATCATTATTTCAGCTACGCTCATGGTCCTTCTCTATACTGTATCTGAGCTGCCTATCTTTTTAGTCGCTTTTGGTGTGGGACAGCAGCTACAAAGGAAGAGGGGAAGATGGCTAGGCATCGCTGTTACCCTTCTTATCATTATAGGCTCTTATGCCTTTCTTATTATTTTCCACAAATACACGCTTCATTTATTGGTTCCCTTCATAGTGACTTCGGTCTATTTTATATTGGTCGGGCTTTTGAAGATGGATGAAGCAAAGCTGCATAATCAAGCGGCAATCCTTTTTCAACTAATGATGGGGTTTCAGTGGTTTGAGATTAATCCTAGCTTACATTCATTGGGCTTTGGAAAAAGTGAAATCGTGTATAGGATTGCTTCAGTTATTCGTTCCATGGAAGGGGAGCATATCCTATCCTTTATTAGCTTAGTGATTTGTATTCCCTATCTATTCTGCTCTATTGTGACCATTGCTTTGCTGAGGAATCATTTGTTACGCTTAAATGAGTTAGCCGCTAGCAAAAAAAGAGATCGAGAGCTCCAGCAATTGCGGGTAGAAGCGATAGAATCTAGAGCAAGTCAGGAGATGCAGACACTTGTTCATGATTTAAAAACACCGTTGACCACCATTCAAGGCTTAATCTCACTGGTGAATATGCGCCTAAGACCAACCTCCAACCCCAAATTGGTGGACTATACAGGGAAAATTAATCATTCCGTGGAAAATTTAAATGAAATGATATCTGAGATTTTATATGAAGATGTAAAAAGAGCGATTAATTTACGAGAGCTCATGAATTACACGAAGGCTCAGTTAGATTTAAACCAGAAAATTGAATATATCGTAGAGGAAGAAGAAAAGGTCATTTACGTTAATCATATTCGGGTAGTCAGGGCCATTAATAACCTAGTTCAAAACGCCCTGGAAGCTACTCAATCTACAGAGAAACCAGGGGTTAAGGTGAAGATATTCTATGTGAGCTCTAAGTCGATTTATGCCAAAGAGGGCGTCGCCATTTCGGTTATTGATAATGGAACGGGGATTCCCCGTGACCATCTACACCGTGTTTGGAAGGAGCGCTTCAGTACAAAGGGCACAAGTGGTTTAGGCTTAGGCTTTGTGAAGAATGTAGCCCACTCTCATCAAGGCTGGGTCAAAGTAAATAGTGTATTGGATAAAGGCTCGGCCTTCACCATGTTTTTACCCAAGGGGGGAGAGGAAAATGACCAAGAAGAAAATTCTAATTATTGATGATGACAAGGACACCCGTTATACCTTCCAAGAGATTTGTAGCTTTGCTGAATGGAATCCTATTCTAGCTAGTGATGGCAGGCAGGGCGTGCAGCTCTATTTATCAGAGAATCCAGATCTCATTTTAATTGATTACCACATGCCTGAAATGAACGGGTTACAGACCTTAAAGACGATCCGGCAAATGGATCAGACTGTTCCTGTAATGGTTCTAACTGTGGATGAGAGACAGTCTTTAGCCGATCAGTTTTTAGCGGCGGGAGCTAATGATTTTGCCCTAAAGCCCATAAAGGCGATTGATATGATTTCAAGAATCAAGGTACACTTACGAATGGTAGCGATGAGTGAACAGAACACCAAAGAGGAAGAAAGTGAACCTCAGGATGAGGGTAGCACGGTTCAATTTGAAAGCTTACTAAGCAAAGGGATATCCAAGCAGACTTTAGAGGTTATATTAGAATATTTAGAATCGGAAGCTAGACCTATCACCATTGAGCAGGTTAGTGAGGGAACAGGGATCTCTTATGCCACCGTACATCGTTACTTGAATCATTTACTACAGGAAGGCGTAGTTAAAACACGCATGGATTACGGAAGTGTAGGCAGACCGAAAAATAAATATATTCGTGAATAGTTCTAAAGAAGCTTCTATACTATAGAAGTTTCTTTTTTTACATTTCTAGGATGGGAGAAGAACATACATATATGAAGCAGATGATCGTCTAAGAAGTAAGGAATGGGAATGAAAGCCCTAACAATAAAGGTGTGAGAAAAATAATAAAAAAGATTAAATATACAAAAAAATGTGATAAATAAGATAAATAAAAGAAGATGCTATACAACCCCTACAAGCCTAGCTTATAACTAGGATACGTTAGACTTTTAAAGGGGGAATTCATCTTGAATAGCAAATGGAAAAAAACAGGTTGGGCTGTATGGCTTTTAGCTCTAGTTCTAGTCCTCTCTGCATGTAGCAGTGATACCGGAACAGAGGATGCAGATGTAGAACACGGAGAAGTCGTTCCAGATGTCAGAATCTTCAGCTCTTTGCGTGATGCAAATGAAGCAAACTATCTTGCTGCTGTAGATGTTCAGAAGGTTTGGGAGGAGCTAGGGATCAGTGTTAGCCTAGAGCCTCAGGAATTTAATACACTTATCAATATTTTGTACAGTGATGAGCAGGATTTTGACGCCTATACGGTAGGATGGGGAGGTCGTGTTGACCGGATCGATCCAGATATGTTCATTTACTCCATCTTTCACTCTTCTAATGCGATAGCAGGAGGCAATAACACAACGGGATTTATGAACGAGGCCTACGATCGAATTGCGGAAGCACAACGTTCTGAAATGGATCCAGACAGACGGCAAGAGCTCATACATGATGCTCAGGAAATGCTAGCGTCGGAAGCGCCATTACTTACTCTTTACGCTAGAGCGTTGTATCATGCGTATAACAATGAAAGATTCGACAACATGGTAATGATGGCTGGAGAGGGAATGTACAACGAATGGACACCGATGAGAGCCACACCATTGACAGATGATAAATGGCTGAAGGTAGGAAGTATTTTTGACTTGGATACAGTAAACCCGGTAGGTGCACACAGTACCTATGAATGGCGTAACCTTCGTTTGATTTATGACAAGCTGGTTCGTCTTAGCCCAACAGCAGAGCCACAGCCAGCCGCTGCTGAGAGCTGGGAAATTGTCGATGACACAACCATCGAAGTTAAGGTCAGAGAAGGCATGAGCTTCCATGATGGAGAGCCAGTTACAGCTGCCGATGTTAAATTCAGCTATGACTACTATATTGATTGGGAAGTAGGCTATTTTATGGCCTTCTTAGAAGCGATCGACTCTGTTGAAGAGGTTGATGAGTACACGGTTCGTTTCCATTTAAAGCAGCCATATGCCCCATTTGTCGGTGTAACGATGGCTCAGATTCCTATTATACCTAAGCATATCTGGGAGAACCTTGTTGAGGAAGAGGGCTTGTCCCATCCTGATGAGTACTTGAATGAGCAAGCCATTGGAAGTGGTCCTTTCCAGCTTGATCACTGGAGAAGAGGTCAGGAGCTACGTGCTTCAAAAAATCCATACTTTTATGAGGACATCGCTATAGATGGATTTATTTACGATATTTATGCTCAGCACGAAGGGGTTATGACAGCTTTAGAGACGCGAGATATTGATATGAATGCGGAGCAATTTATTCCAGCTCATATTGAGAGATCACAGCAAATTCCTCATTTAACGGTCGTGGATGCTGGAGATATTGGTTACCAATACTTAAGCTTTAATATGCGTAAACCGCCATTTGATGATCTGGCCTTCCGTCAGGCGATCGCTCATACGGTAGATTATGACACGATTCTAGATGTGTATCTACAGGGCTATGGTGTCAAGGGTGGAGCAGGACTTGTTATTAGTCCGGATAATGAATTCTGGTATAAGCCTGATGTGGATAGACCTGAGTTCGATCTTGATGCAGCCCGACAAATCCTTGAGGCTGCTGGATATACATGGGATGATCAAGGCAGATTGCGTTTGCCAGTAGAATAATGGCTGAGCAAGTTCTGAACACAAAATGTATGGAGTTAACACTGCTCTTGCCGAAATTTAACTAGTACATGTACATGAGTGACGAGTATCGGATTAAAAAGAAAAAGGGCCAACGAAAGGTCGGCCCTTTTCTATTTTTGTATGTGTACTTAGTAATTAGTCAAGCTGCATCAATCTACGGCAGAATCATACGTTTTTTTCTGATTGGATGAAAAGCTTTCCCTAATGATGGACTAGAGGACTTCTTCGAGAGGCCTTCAATAGAAGCTTTTCTTATACAACAAGGCTTAGGTGGTGAGTCAAGTGGGTTCTTACGTGTTAAAAAGGACATTTCAGATGTTAATAACAATCTTTATTATCGCAACCGTTATCTTTTTCCTGTTTCGTCTTATGCCAGGTAATCCGGCAGCCTCGATGCTTGATCCCTCTGTACCGCCAGAGGCAAGACAGCAAATTATGGAGCGCTTCGGTTTAAATGAAAGCATATGGGTACAATACGGTCTGTTTATGAAGAATTTTGTGCAATTGGATTTTGGGCGTTCCTTTTATTATAAGCAGCCTGTTATCGATATATTGCTAGATAAGCTTGGGGCAACCATTATTATTATGTTCTCCGCTATGATCTTTGCTTATGGTCTAGGGGTTCTTGGAGGAGCCCGAATGGCTTGGAAACGTGGAACAATAGGAGAGTCGGTAGGGGTCGTTTTTACCCTAATAGCTAGATCAGCCCCAACATTTTGGGTTGGAATTATGGCCATTTACTTTTTTTCTGTCCAGTTGGGCTGGTTTCCGCATTCAGGAATGAGGTCATCCGGGTATGAAGCAGCTAACTCGTGGCAGGTTTTCTTTTCTTTAGATTT from Bacillus horti includes:
- a CDS encoding saccharopine dehydrogenase NADP-binding domain-containing protein → MQRVMVVGASGVLGRLISQELLRQFQEIQLVVSDYKRDRGERLAASLGDGVSFSFVDVQDQSSILQAVKQVDIVIVAIEQEEPHIQEACINHKVLCIDVTVASKFIQKVQKLDQAAKKQGVGSIVMSGFIPGLSGVMVKEAISSFTEIKEVHVGLLQNTNAKTGASGIIDMLKIISQDVYTSHELHAKSTVPGFTVKRKMVFEKRVDHANPSVQREVRLIEHTERQELKKWLGIEHVYFWTAWNKSSFNILMSVLKRMGIVSLLTRLKNRAIVSKMSKHDPNQPEHAYLSVEVQGFVNRKPKVKTVALSTFSDYHTTAIFTAALAILAGKQEILGVTFPFQVVDMNRILSQMQEKEIVLEMNME
- a CDS encoding AAA family ATPase, giving the protein MIIWLNGAFGSGKTTCAFELHRRLPNSFVYDPENVGYFIRSNVPREASKPDFQDCEQWRSFNYEMLLYIYQNYKGTMIVPMTITSKLYYEEIIERLANDGVEIKHFILYADKKTLIKRLNKRLERGDSWAKAQIDRCLHSFDHIITEEKIMTDKLAPERVVEEVAGRSGLELEPDRRSKVKKLMDRALVLIKHIR
- a CDS encoding sensor histidine kinase, which encodes MTKFSNKYIQQRAVTGVFDSINVIGITKMVRITRNMLMLIALIGLIIWLFSFMYFLAPGFDLVTSYLERGEQLRDNGKIIISATLMVLLYTVSELPIFLVAFGVGQQLQRKRGRWLGIAVTLLIIIGSYAFLIIFHKYTLHLLVPFIVTSVYFILVGLLKMDEAKLHNQAAILFQLMMGFQWFEINPSLHSLGFGKSEIVYRIASVIRSMEGEHILSFISLVICIPYLFCSIVTIALLRNHLLRLNELAASKKRDRELQQLRVEAIESRASQEMQTLVHDLKTPLTTIQGLISLVNMRLRPTSNPKLVDYTGKINHSVENLNEMISEILYEDVKRAINLRELMNYTKAQLDLNQKIEYIVEEEEKVIYVNHIRVVRAINNLVQNALEATQSTEKPGVKVKIFYVSSKSIYAKEGVAISVIDNGTGIPRDHLHRVWKERFSTKGTSGLGLGFVKNVAHSHQGWVKVNSVLDKGSAFTMFLPKGGEENDQEENSNY
- a CDS encoding response regulator, which produces MTKKKILIIDDDKDTRYTFQEICSFAEWNPILASDGRQGVQLYLSENPDLILIDYHMPEMNGLQTLKTIRQMDQTVPVMVLTVDERQSLADQFLAAGANDFALKPIKAIDMISRIKVHLRMVAMSEQNTKEEESEPQDEGSTVQFESLLSKGISKQTLEVILEYLESEARPITIEQVSEGTGISYATVHRYLNHLLQEGVVKTRMDYGSVGRPKNKYIRE
- a CDS encoding amidohydrolase family protein yields the protein MQRRERFEAPLRFFICLLPLVIFSLLGCSISGGGVQEVVVEPWTEYSPKHDPSFVEELRNHRASGQELYEVYWDLPILDIHNHDAANVKAISRWEEYGIDRIVLFGSISEPRAKATDHLTWEHYQREPSRFYPSFAGFPIYEDEGIDIVRENLEKGYLNIGEVAAASTYSPVVANLEWKAQHPNDGNLPQIYELAGQYQVPILLHIDPPTGNPIIHFESAMVQNPDTSFIFAHANAYNSPGNIESLLEKHENLYIDFFAGFTAYNPDSIYTLEDFIPLMEQYPDRFMISTDSGFGISTAQAAKAIFETIDLLSAEAALKVAYQNYEALIERQPPTETQIQTIIELSEKAERFETYQLNKRMANELIFELMELTAGIEE
- a CDS encoding zinc ribbon domain-containing protein YjdM, which codes for MSTLPNCPSCSSAYTYEDGSLFICPECAHEWTMAEDGVKSEETNVVRDANGNILQDGDSVTVIKDLKVKGSSTVVKMGTKVKNIRLVDGDHDIDCKIDTHGAMKLKSEFVKKI
- a CDS encoding ABC transporter permease produces the protein MGSYVLKRTFQMLITIFIIATVIFFLFRLMPGNPAASMLDPSVPPEARQQIMERFGLNESIWVQYGLFMKNFVQLDFGRSFYYKQPVIDILLDKLGATIIIMFSAMIFAYGLGVLGGARMAWKRGTIGESVGVVFTLIARSAPTFWVGIMAIYFFSVQLGWFPHSGMRSSGYEAANSWQVFFSLDFLWHLTLPTIVAGLFFLATPMLIMRNTMLEVMGEDFIEMAKAKGLKDRTILYRHAARNALLPVVTAGALFIGSAIGGQVLIEYVFSWPGLGREMVLAAQRHDYPVAQASFIILAAMIMVMNLVADLIYAYLDPRITYK
- a CDS encoding ABC transporter substrate-binding protein is translated as MNSKWKKTGWAVWLLALVLVLSACSSDTGTEDADVEHGEVVPDVRIFSSLRDANEANYLAAVDVQKVWEELGISVSLEPQEFNTLINILYSDEQDFDAYTVGWGGRVDRIDPDMFIYSIFHSSNAIAGGNNTTGFMNEAYDRIAEAQRSEMDPDRRQELIHDAQEMLASEAPLLTLYARALYHAYNNERFDNMVMMAGEGMYNEWTPMRATPLTDDKWLKVGSIFDLDTVNPVGAHSTYEWRNLRLIYDKLVRLSPTAEPQPAAAESWEIVDDTTIEVKVREGMSFHDGEPVTAADVKFSYDYYIDWEVGYFMAFLEAIDSVEEVDEYTVRFHLKQPYAPFVGVTMAQIPIIPKHIWENLVEEEGLSHPDEYLNEQAIGSGPFQLDHWRRGQELRASKNPYFYEDIAIDGFIYDIYAQHEGVMTALETRDIDMNAEQFIPAHIERSQQIPHLTVVDAGDIGYQYLSFNMRKPPFDDLAFRQAIAHTVDYDTILDVYLQGYGVKGGAGLVISPDNEFWYKPDVDRPEFDLDAARQILEAAGYTWDDQGRLRLPVE
- a CDS encoding endonuclease/exonuclease/phosphatase family protein produces the protein MLNKILKILALLVLAPVTLLAIFLAYMTFTDYKPLVQEELTIQNNQHTTLTQGEAFTVTTFNLGYSALDAGQDFFMDGGTNSRGTSKTQVETNLNGIIHTLSDLQSDIFLLQEVDVKSSRSYQVNQVEAIINQLPEHSSTFAYNYKVSWVPVPLTHPMGSVQSGLLTLSSFHSSEQTRFDLPGKESWPVQLFELDRAFIENRFPVDNGKELVLLNLHLSAFDEGGQIRKQQLDFLSEYIRHEVEKGNYMILGGDWNHSLPGTDPSQFPTQQEWPEWLQEFPETFGPADFQWAVDPQIPTVRSMDVAYEVGFNFLAVIDGFFVSPNIQVIEVHTNDLQFEHSDHHPVTAVLVLE